ATTACGTTGTGTTTCTGTTTCTTTGGTTGATCGATGTATGGCCCCTTTATCACTCTTCTAACTCTatcaaaaatgatttcataGGAATGAAGCCTCTAAGCTACAGAATAAGTTTGACATATTGACATATATCAGGAGCCGATGCATGTGCACCACATTCCTGTCACAGCGTTTTCAAAGACCGATTTATTCTTAGATcaaatttccctggaatgagactcccgtgggagtgccatgagcaatcacaagaaactaatttgacgtgactgcgtcactggagctGAATTGCCTTTCtctcacaaaagaaaaggtatactataaatagatcagtctgtaaaaatgccgtgacttAGTATCGGAGTTGCATGTTCCTACTCATGCATCGGCTCTTGCATAATTGTATATATCGTCAAAGTGCACTtagcttgaaaataaacagtaATATAACCAAATGACTCAAACAAACCCAACAGATAAAAAACTttaactggcaggaggcagaccagttggctgtAGACATGCgtggagttgaaccagggacaaGTAAGGACAACCAAGCTGGTGGTCAGAGCAAGACGTGAAGGCGATATCGCGGGCTTTTAAATCCCATGCTCAAACCACTCAGCCACGCTGCCCCGTAAAAGACCTAATTATATCTTGCGTAAAGATTTGTGGGGCAAAATTCCTGGTTACGTAGCTCAATACTCACCTTAGATCAGTGATATCTATTTCCTCGTAAGCTTTGAAACTGAATATCTCATTAAATTCTCAATTTCGGATATTCCGTTTATCGTCCCGTTGGGATCATTGAATATCGGTTAATGAATATAGAcaactttccattttttccatCGACTTCCGTCATTTTTAAACAGAACAAATGTAATTTCAGCTGCAATTTCAGACAGTTCAGGTTTGGTAACTACAGTGTACCTgggcgtttttttttctcatatcaAGCTTGTTCTCATGAAATTCTTGTTAAATACTCCTCATGATAATTCTTTGCTTACAGATATCGAGGATGACTACCCATGTCCAAAAAATGTTCCATATCTCTTTCCTGTTGTTCGAGCTGGCATTACAAAATGTTCAACGTATGCTGTGGTCTCTCGGCTGAAGTTGTCTCCAACATACACCATCACAGTCAGTGGCGGGACATTCCCTCACCCTGATTATCCTCAAGTCTCAATCATAGTACCTCAAGAGGCTGTTGCAACCGAAACAAGGCTTTCTTTACAACTACAGGTAGGGTGTCTCAGGTAACACGATATTTGACCAGCCGTGCAATTGTATTCTCTGACATTTACTGGACAAGTACCTCAGTGGGAATTTTTAGTTGTAATCCTCCCAAGCAGATAGGAAGGAAAtcaatttcttgtttgagTGTCGGCGTAGTTTCTTTATAGGGTTAGCACTGGCAGAGAAATCTTGCAAATTAGTTTGATGGGCTACGAGTTACTTCTTATTTTCGCTGAGTGGCAAAAGAGCAGCCAAAATACGCGCGCGTGCTTGACTTGGATGACACGAAACTCGATGAAGTTgcctcttctttgtttttgtctcattGTCCTTATCGACTCATACCGTGTCAGCGTAGTCAAGGATAAGAAGGACAAAACTACTTGAATATATAAAGACATGCATTATGGGGCGATAAACGCTTGATTCTGTGCAGAAGACCTAATCTTTGTTTCACCTTAGATATCACATGTTCAACTTGTTCAGATCATAAAGTTGAAGGAAAGCAAaatcctaaattttccaaaattccAGCACCTTGATCTTCGTTGGTCACCAATCCGTATGCTCTTGAACTTGCGGAGCTTAAATCGCTACAAATAAGCATGATTTGATGTCGTTGATGTTAAAAGTCTCCAGTTTGCAATATCAAACAATTCTTAATATTTGCATGTGCTCCCCTGGTTGGCTGGGTTTTAGGAGGAGTAATAAAGTACTGTGTCACTGGTATAGAACTAGCTCAGAGTACTTGATCACAGGGGTCCGATTattaacataagaaagaaTAAGGGACTTAGATGCTTCGCTGAAGCTCTCCTTACATGACGTGGAGCTCGTCAGATAATTAGAGCTGCACGATTTACACTGCATGAGTTAAAGCATCAAGCTTCATGACAGGTTAGTGGACCTTCTCGAAATCCCTGGATAGGTCCAAGAATACAGTTCCGTTTAATTTACCTTTTTCCCTATTTAGTAGGATTTTGTCAACAAGTACTAGCCCCTTAGCGCTTCTTGCCCTACCGTGCATTGTGGGTATTCTATGTCATACTGAGTTTTATGCACAAGGGTTCCAAGTGTGTAAGAGTGACAGTCGTCTTCCAAGGAGACTTGAAAGGGTTACCGTGACAATGAGACAACAAGGTAATGAGTCGTTGATTGTCTGTCCGGCTTAAGGGGTTGAGTCAAATGCACGACATTCCTGTACGGTAACGCGATGATtaaccaaagaaaaatgcctttttgCAATCTGCAGGTTCAGGAGGTTCCCCAGCAAAAATTTCAGGGTTGCAATCTCTTTGCTGGACCAATACTACGTGTTCGGTGCACTTCAAGGGCCATATTTTTGAAGCCTGTCACAATTAAGTTAccagtttctcttggaaaTAAGCTGGGAAATATTCCTCAGCCCTCTGAGTGTCGTGTCAGGGTATTTTTTCTCAACTCGGAGAGAGAAACCAAGGAATGGATTGAAATTTCTGACGAGCTTGAAACTCCTGCAAATTACGATGGCAAACTTGTTATGTTCAAGGTTCAACGCTTCTCAGGGTACGTAGATAGAAGGTTGCAAAACTGAACTGAATGGATTTCGATTTGCTGCGGCGTGTGTGTATTTGATTGCAGGAGGAAAAATGATGATCCAGGTGatagaaaatggtttcaacCCGAGTTACGTGCCCTGATGGAATTTGATCGTCGGGGTGAAAGAAGTCTTCAGAAAGACTGATGaaagtgactgacgtttcaagatCCATAGCGGATGTCGTCTGTTGAAATGTCAGTCACTTCAGAAAAGTTCTCCTCAGGACACCTTTCACCCGGATGATCAATTTTTATCGAGGTGTGATTTaggaaagttattttttcttcttcttcctcatTTTCTCCTAGCTCCTCTGCATTATTTTTAAGATCCAAACGTTCATAATTAGAGTTTAAATTAAATCCAAtctattatttgttttgcgTTTGTTGGATGTAAGATTCATTCATGCCAACTTGGCACCGAGAATACCGAGAGGGGCATCATGTATCGTTTCTGCTGATTATGTTTATCATCTTTTCTTGGCCTATTTGCACCCTGCTTATCTGTTGTGCTTATTAGCTTCCTTTCTACCATAGTTTCTCTTAAGTGACTGTTGTAATCGAAAATAACACCTTGCTGAATTACTCTTAATTTTGTACATGATATCATGATGTCAAAGCGAATTGAAACATACCACCGATGCTACCTTGCTAAGAAAGGATGACAAATGATCAGTCCCTGTGGAATAGATAAAAGGCCACTCTAGCACCACAAAACCACTCACATCGCTGTTTATCGCTATTTCATTGTACAGAGCAAGAGTATTTGCCATTTTtagtaatttttgtaaatctCTTTTCTTAAAGATACACTTGCCTACTTGATGGCACCAATGATGGGTCCGATGTTGATGCTTTGGGGATCAGTGCTCATATGTCGAGCAACATATCACAACAGCCACTGATGGCAACCTTCTTCGCCTACTTTGATCCAAGAAAGCGCCTTCGTTCTCGCGATATCTTGTTCCTTATTTGCTGCCCTGTTCACCGAAGCGAAGATGTGAGACAAAAACATGCAGGTTTTACACTTAGCGAAGCCACTTCCAGAAAATACCTGATTCCCCGACATGATGAGGCATTTGTGTTTGTGTCAGGAGGAATTGACTTTGCTCGTCCTAAAGACAAGGGACATTTTTATCTAAGGTTAGTTCAGACATTATCAAAAGCGAAAACTTTCAACACAGTTTTGTCAAAGTATTACCTGGACAAGTCGTTTTGGTTTGTGCTGTATCATCCTTGCAGCACTGATGTGCTTGAAATGGCTCGGGTTTATTTAAGGTTCGAttgcttttgttctttctTGTTAATTTCATACCCATCATTTCAAAATACGCCCCAGCAAGACTAAAGCCGTGAACCGAAGTCAAAAGCGACCCGCTTGTAATACACCATCCAGCTAACTATGTTTCATTACAGCTTTGATGGTAGCATGCCACACTTGGCCGAACTTGAGGTTTGTCTGACTAGCAGCGAAAAATATTGCACCGTGGAATTTCGTTACTCCCCAGATACGACAGAAAACAGGAATTTGTTGTCAACACTGAACTTAAACTGGTCTTCTCCCAGTACTGGTGGTCAGGTAAGTCatcttttcaaattgtttcGTAAGACAGATAGGCCGGGAAGAAATGAATGTTCTGTTGTAGTTCCATCACCCTGTAGCCTGCACAACATCCGTTATTGGGGCGCTCATTGCAGTTTTTGGCAGTATGCGTGAGACACGCGAAgggagagaaaaagaaaaaggacgcCTCTGCAGACATGCACCCTGTTCGCTCTCTTCCTCCCACAAGCACGCGGAGAGCTAACGACGAATCAAACAGTGTTTAAATTACTTGCGGTATAACTCGTAtctgcaaaatcctcactcgTCAAAATGCCATGCTGTTGAGACAAAATTACACGGAAATGAGTAATCACGACAGTTCATACACTCAGGCCAAAATTTATCGCAATTCTTCTTGTGGAGTTGGAAGCaatcctttaattttttgtttcaggaaaagTAGTACTTTTTAATAGCGAATTTGAAGAAAGAACCGATCGAGTCAACCATCGGTCGGAAGTTGGTGCATGGTATAGTTGATGAGTGCACAACCTTGTCGAGTAAATATTGACACAGGTGAGCCAATCGACTCGACTTTTTCAAACCCTTGACGAATCTAGTTAAGCATGGGACTGAACCAAGAGGCGAATACCTTTCCTTATTTCAGTGCCAAATAAACCGACCGCTTGACCGGCGCTTGTCAAGAATTCAGGGGGACGAAAATTGTCGGCTGGAATAGAGAATTTATCAATGGCAGATTTATTCACGTATTGAAAAAGGAGTCCAAGAGCGTAATGTATGTTGCAGTCGAGCAAATGGAGACAATAACCGAGGTGAAGTACGTTTTGGCGAACGCTAATAAAGAGAGATCAACATTATTGCTGTTTGAATTGTTCAAACGTCTGTGCTTGTTAAGATCTTGAATCGTGCATATGGTGTTTTTGCCTTCTCAAAGTAGTGAAAGTCGTTGAATTTTCCGCGACGGATTAATCCCGGCAATAATCGTGATACAAGAGTATGAAAACgggaaatttttgttttcttttatggCACTTCGAACCGGAGTCagtgaagaaataaaacatgGAAACCATTGATCATTATTCCATCAAAATCCTTCCTAAAAGAAGTCTTTATTCGCCATGAAGGGTTCCACAGATTGTCTTTCTTCTTCCCTTATGATCTGAATACGAGAATACCTCAAGAACTCTAAAAAATTCTTCCTACAGCATTAGCGCCATACTTTTCCACGACAATATACATGACGTAATACGAATAAAAATGAGAATTTGCGTTCGCCAGATGAACGATTGGAAGAGAGCGAACATTAGGGTGTCTGTGGacgttaatttgtttttctctctcctCGCATGCCTCGCGCGTTGTGCCAAAACCTGCACTGAGCGCCTCAAAAACGAATGTAGTGCAGGCAGAAAGACAACTGCAAATCCAGTAAGGTCGATTGGGCGGCTGGCCGCTGCCCCCTTCCTACCCCCCTTCCTACCCCTACCTGCCCCTACCTCTATCTCCCCCTACCTCCATTAGTGAATTTCGCATAAAATAAGAGAAATGTGTTCAACGTTGTAGTGACCAATTTATTGGTTTTCAGCCATGTTTAATGTTCattgtgggacgttaaagaacccacacactattcgaaaagagtataGCGTGAAGTTCACGGCGTTGTGGCTGTAATTTCATGCCTGTACTtagagggccacaagtttattagTCATCGATGACTATTACGTTCCACCCTCTATAAATAAGGCCTACCTtaccacacacacacacacacatggAAAGGACATGAGCAAAGATTCTTTCATGCGCTTTTCTCTATTATATCGATCACGTGCTTTATATCATTCGGCaataactagaaatagtgatcactagagctgcccccgcttttcataagctgtttatggttatgggatgtgtatttgatataaatactgtgcataagaccgttgaaaaattaacgtttcaagcattttattgaaattcacattcatgtaaatagttaacaatatttatctgtaaatttgttaaagaaggagtaataacgtccactgaatcttttaagagacgtgcactaattttatcaaggccaaacgccttattagttttcaagaGTCTAgtggatcttgagacaaaatcttcactaattggttgaaaaaaactgatgaataacagccgttaatctagaaagtgaatagaccaggcctggaaataggcattaacaaggatccgatatctgtcatctggaacatcaaacaaatactaacacaaatgtaacggtttctctacgtgacgagttcaatcgaaataaagaaactgaaacaagtaaaaacgagcgaataccgaagaccgagGGACGAAGtgtgaaatatcgcaatactggtaatggaattatttcgacatttgtaaagctttctttcttgtcgatgtctgttatgcgtcaaatttggaaggcgcggcggcaattcatgTTATGTACgcctttcgattagcgtagcgtgactgagtgtcggttatgtcactttccctgttgggtggacgtgagcatcaaataacgcatgcgaatgttgacattgaactaaatggtgtttaagacacgggaaaataaagcttagattgcttaaatcgacttaacaggattgataacgaaaaaaagaaattgtgatataagtaacactttaaacgcggttgcggcttcaaagtttcaggatacgtttttttctcgttgaatttgacacgcttgagcttgagatacttgtgatctgttggatcgggtctgtcgaccccgttgatgatttgtgtctgacaaaccaaatttactcagcactgttgaatgcttttgaattcaaagaaatcactgcagcgcaaaatgctcaccttcaaatgcttctagaagatgacgaaacgtgacctcgtggtggcaagtacccgacaccactATGCGCGCttcctaaaatattacccgagacgacactgcgcgcctagtttgatcaaatcgagtTTTTTTCCGCATACTATActaatttacttacagtacttactttctttatacattttgaaattccttatatgtatacacgcggggaatcctaggatgcctcctcgggttttggcctctgggccaaaacccaaTGACGAGAATAAATAATGCGTCAAGCTGCTGCAAACGTAAAAACAGGGGAAATATTGTTATCACAGAGAAAATTGGTGttgcttttcaaaatgaaaaatgatatTGGAGTCGCTTAGTTAcacaatttttgttgttgttgacgtGGCCGTGTTGAATTCCTATGAAGTGTTGTTTTTGGGCTATTATTTTGCAAGAGCCCTTTGTGCGAGAATAACAGGGCATCAAACagttattcaagatggcgACTTGAGACCTTGCTAAAGATTCCCGCTCAGAAGTAGAAGCTACGCATGCCTATGATATTTCTGAGAATAAACGTAAATGGAACCTTTTGAGATGTACAACGTGAATGGGCATTTTTTTCTGGATGACAAATTTGAGTTAATTTTACACGATTATGTGTTTGTTTGATGACAGCACTGTTTCTTCACTTCTAAAACTCTAAGGGGACTAAGAAATCCTGGTTGGAATTTTATAAGCTGCGAAGTAATTTAAGATAGCATTTATTGTATATATGCGTTGTTTCTCTCACAAGCTGATTGTTAAATTCATTGACGTCTCTACTTGGATTCTCAACAAACTTCTCATTCTCTTCTCGTTGCTTTCAATTTGAATTagaatttgaatttaaattcACCGTAAATTCATACTTGTTTCAGGTTTTGCCCTTTTCAAACGCTTCAATGCCTCCTTTAGAAGAAACCCCAAAAGGCTGCTCAATTTCGAACTCCAGCATGAAACTAAAAGTTACTCTTCTGAGTAGCGAGTGGGGATCTACTAAAGGAGGACTGTCGACAATCAACCGAGAGCTTGCCATTCAATTGGCGAAGCATGACAATGTGGAAGTTTCTATGTACCTCCCCGCGTTCAAAGACAAAGATAAGAGTGCGGCTGACAAGTGCAAGGTCCATCTACTTAAAGCAGAGGAGAAACCTGGGTATGATGATCCAATTGACTGGTTGGCCTCTATTCCAAAAGAGCATCAGATGGACGTTGTGATTGGCCATGGGATCCGTCTCGGTAAACAGATCCCGCATATAAAAGTATCGCACCCTGAATGCAAATCGGTTCAAGTTGTTCATACTGACCCTGAAGAACTTGGCATGTTTAAGACCTACGTTGGTCCGATTGCCAAAGGTGAGAAAAAGTATGAGGCTGAGGTCAAACTCTGCCAAAAAGCAGATCAAGTTGTGGCTGTTGGTCCCAAATTGGCTGATACCTACTCTCATTTTTGTGGAAGCGGAAAAGTCTTTGTTCTCACCCCGGGCATCTTTGCAGAGTTTACCGATATTAATCAAAATACTCCAGAAAGAAATGTCTTTCGTGTTTTAGTCTTTGGACGTGGTGATAATGAAGATTTTCGTATAAAGGGATACGACATCGCTGCCAAGGCAGTCGCTGAGCTGAAAGATGAGGATCCCCCTTTCAAACTTGTGTTTGTTGGTACACCCAGTGGAAAAGAGGAGGAAGTAAAACAAATGTTGCTTAGCGAAGGCATTTTACCCCGTCAACTTATCGTTCGAAGTGCAAAGAAAAGAGAGCAGCTTACTCAGCAGTTTTATAGGGCTGATCTTGTCATAATGCCCTCAAGAACTGACGGTTTTGGCTTAACTGCACTTGAAGCTTTGTCTGCTGGTCTGCCTGTGCTGGTTAGTCGGAACTCGGGCCTTGGGGAAGCCTTGCAAGAGATACCCTTTGGTAAAAACGTTGTGCTAAATTCAGAAGATCCAACAGAGTGGGCAAAGGAAATCAAGACAGTTCGAAATAAGAGAAGAGAGTTGCGGCTGAAGGAGGCCCGAGAGCTTCGTGAAAATTATGCTGAGACGTACTCATGGGAAAAGCAGTGTAGAAGACTTGTAGAAAGGATGCATGAAATTGTTAAAAGTTagtgtttttgtatttttgttgagATTTGCAACATCAGTGTCACCATACATCGGCCTTGGATATTTGAATGTAACGATTGTAAATACTTAATAATTATCTgcttttagtatttaccaaatcagtggatagcaattttcgcccgttttgattggctccggtaacttggaatatccttggatattcactgttttgcgaacggagagaaaaaaggcgcttcgtttcgcgaaagtttcagaagaagaatttttggccattaatgaagcggcatttttttatccatctgatttgataaatgctaaaacaactatccccctcagggtcggtgaaaagcggtggatatatacctcgacgcgtcacatctcggtatatatccaccactattcacctccccttcgggggatagttgtatactattTAATGATCGCTCTATGTCATGTTTGAATTCACAAAGTTAAGACGCTAACAGTGCAGATTTCCGTCCACGCCATCATGATCTGTAGATggcaaaaattgaatttcaaaagaagaTATTTATTCTTGAAGAAATAACAGGTCCAAGCCAGAATTTAATCTTCTCTCAGCGCGTATTAAGTCAGTCTTTCAGTTGGAATATAGGGTTGCTAAAGAGGGACTTCCaccttttaaaataaattcagtCAATAATATTCATTTATTCTAGACATTATAGTTGTTTTAGAGGGCAGCTCTCATCTTGTTGATTGTCATTGTCTTTGTTCGTGTGCTGTTTGTGCTTAGAGTGTGTGGTGTAAGGGGTTGAAGGGATGTGAAGCAGTTGTGGATTGAGTTTAGTACCTTGCATTTATTAGTGGCTAGTATAGGGGGGGGGAAGGTGATTTGCGTGTACTAACAAAAGTTCTTGTAAAAGAAACTTTAGCGTTAGTTTTTATTGCCAGTGGTTTCAAAGCATTTTTACCCTACTGGAGGTTCCACTCTACGCGTTTTAAGAagctttttttgttcttgaagCGTTATGTTGATCCGATAAGAGGCAACGCTGATCGGTTACAGTAGTCTTGTAAGTGCCGCaatttacttttaaaattggAAAGTCGTTAAACCATAGCAATTTTTTAAGTAGGAAATTATGACCTGAGAACAAGAAAGGCTGGTACAATACCAAACAGGTAACAGCAAATGTTGTTTGGTCTTTGACACGGTTTTGTAGTTTGAATTTTAGGCCACCGAGCACTGCCTTGCTAGCAATCGCCTCCAAGTTTGACATCAAGGCCCCGTCCGAACGAAGacggttgtaaacgcaaacttttttatacGTTTAGGCCTTctgtccacacgaagacgatgaaaacgctcaccgtaaacgcataaattcgaaaacgctctccaaagtggatgaatttgaaaacgccgtctatgcgtcttcgtgtggacggccgtaaacgtatattttcgtaaacgccgtgaaaacgctgacgtcagatgtcagcgccagtctcttttatcgagtggcactgaagcaaagattgcagGCTCAAATCGATAGCACATGCGCGTTCGGTGTATGACATCGTTTTATGCGTTTAAGAGcgttttcgtgtggacgggtgaaaacgctacgtaaacgatggTCGTCTTCGTCTGGACGGAGATagaaaatatgcgtttactagcgtttgcgtttataatcgtcttcgtgtggacggggcccaAGTCTTACCACCTCACGTGACATGAATCTGCCGTAAATGCAGAGTGTGTGGAGCGCTTAAAATTGTAGTAATCACTTTAGTGTTGAGGGAGTTAAGCCGGTTACAAGTTCTCTGGCACTTATTGAGGAGAATCACTATTTTTATCTCCATTAAGAATTGTAACAATTGATAGACCATAGTGATTGAATTTTAGATTGTTAGATTTTACTCAGTTTATGCATCAAATTTAATGTTGTATGCAATGTTATTAGTACATTTGAACATTACATAGGTGTTGTCAGTCCTCCGTTTCAgacaagaaataaataaactcaTCATTAACCATCTGTCTCTAGTCATATGAAAAGTACtgggggaaaaacctctcacaGCCGAGAActaacaaactcaacccacatatggcGTCAAGTGCGAGAATCGAACCTAGGCCACATTGGCAGAGGGTGattgctctcaccactgtgcCGCCCATTTTCCCAAAAGTTAGGTAAGGTACGTTTTTTTattggggggtgggggttgGGCTGGGGCTTTAGAGGGGAAGTTCATTAGTAAATATTTCACAAATTGGGGGGGGTCAAACCTGTTTGATACGCAGCCGGGGGAGGGTTACAGTTTTTTGTTGGCACGGAAAATATTACTCCATGTCGGTTAGTTGACTTTTATTTGTTAACAAGCACGCGAAGTGTTTAAAAACCTAAAACTTGTATATACAAGCAAAGGTACTAGTCAAAATTAatctaaattatttcatgatgCAGATGTCGAAATATTATGTCAAAAAACTACCTTGTCCCAACGAATATAATTGTCTCTCTCGACCCGTGCCCGCGTTCGTCCATATTTGACGTCGGTAATGTTTCCGCGCCGGGATCTGGTAGAAAATCAATCTCCAGTGACGATTCGTCACTTGAGCTACTCGGGCTTGAATCGACAACTCGATCTACTATATCACTTTGTGAGTCAGTTTCCACCTCGGAAAGTGATGAGGTCCCTTGTTGGTGTACATTTCTGAGTAGGGGTTGCAGAGGTTGTTGACGCCCAATTGAATTGTACAGCAAGCCGCCAATGTGCGCTTTGATCATTGCgaccttttcagctttctTCCCTTTGAAGGTGATCTTGTGATGGGAAAAGTACAAGGATAGCTTGTCCACCCTCAAGGACGGCAGCTTATAAGAATTGTACAGTCCAACTCAGTCCGgttattttgtcttgttagAGGTAGGGGAGGGTCAGATGCTTTTGTTTCGGTATTTGTGAAAGGTCATGCATAAATCCAATCTGGGAAGTGGGAGGGCCACGacttttttggtcaaaaattccTTGAATACCTTAAGGACATACGTTTTCGGGAACTCAAGCAACCGCGAAGACGACGGCtgtaaaggcctggctaaactaggaaacatttttgcggaaacaatgtttcttgtcatgtttcccggggtggctaaactgggaaacatatgtttcggacgcaaaacTTGTGTCCAGGAagcaaaaaagtttttgactccaggcaaaaacattttttttgttttccgagcagcaaaatttgtttccgcaacacgtttcccgcgcggctaaactgggaaacatttgcatccgcaacaatgtttcctagtttagccaggccttaagaacctgacaaatttgcatatttgacaatgaaaaacaatagttttgcacgctttgcacgtgcagttttcattttggacATTTGGTAggcgttctcgttctttccatcACATGAAACGATCAGTTTTGCGTTTGTGTGGCGACGTAAGCATATGATGGCAAATGTTCAATTATATTTTCTTACCTCTGAAGCCttatgactttgaataattgagaaatgattgcagaaacgcgaagttttattttcagttggCGTTCTCGCTGtagtcgacgtcgtgtttgcttaagctccctattaatcGGGTCTGGAACAGCGAAGAAAGCCCAGAATTACAAGACGAGAGAAAAACTGTTTCCAGGAAATGCTTAAAAGTAACCTTCAGAAATTTAACACAACGGGAAAGTTTGTTGCTCCAATTACAGAAAACTATAAAAATGTAATTGATCTCATTGataaaattttggtttgtCGTTAGTGGTATTAAAATGTAAGTGAGTTGAGATAAGGCTAGTCTTTTGATACCTTGAATTTTGCCAATTAAGGTTAATCGCCGGTATTCCCAATAGCTCAGAATATTCCTCATTTTGCTCACCTTTTCTGTATAATTCAATGTTAAAGTGGCAGTTGGATCAGTAGAGATCCTAgtccaggggcctgtttctcgaaagtcccgaaacgtttcgggcgtatttcgggtgacataatt
The DNA window shown above is from Acropora palmata chromosome 7, jaAcrPala1.3, whole genome shotgun sequence and carries:
- the LOC141885736 gene encoding uncharacterized protein LOC141885736 isoform X6, with translation MEIGDRGGEGGAYGNLGIPYRSLGDYQKSIEYHEKHLKIAIEIGDRGGEGRAYGNLGGAYWSLGDYRKSIEYHEKHLKIAIEIGDRGGEGSAYGNLGCAYRSLGDYRKSIEYHEKHLKIAIEIGDRGGEGSAYGNLDCAYRSLGDYRKSIEYHEKHLKIAIEIGDRSGQRKAYGNLGNSYDALGDYQKSIEYHEKSLKIAIEIGDQAGEESAYGNLGIAYRSLESRGKRLLYPEVTTAPKRQSQNTGIPERVDYATFDRGYSSLKSYQLESSVGAQAMIQRGGVDHCTLDQGASLLTRNVLSSAVDSQSRIKGKRDEKATDKEGKQYDGNKGKDDGGGAEAHKMEIQGEGHFEQDTYDDDKSRQIGEVMKKDFSHAMQELQKEEGQDKVAIFEGIVTSEGIHIDLCVEGIHLTFPPDTVAEPTRIMVYRWNYEARLRLPHLMEPEAIVSNVIEISAATEVGALEFNGEVKLVLPHCAADLEGYERVMKRLVDTETNVWEEIPSCEDIRKVSDIEDDYPCPKNVPYLFPVVRAGITKCSTYAVVSRLKLSPTYTITVSGGTFPHPDYPQVSIIVPQEAVATETRLSLQLQVQEVPQQKFQGCNLFAGPILRVRCTSRAIFLKPVTIKLPVSLGNKLGNIPQPSECRVRVFFLNSERETKEWIEISDELETPANYDGKLVMFKVQRFSGYTCLLDGTNDGSDVDALGISAHMSSNISQQPLMATFFAYFDPRKRLRSRDILFLICCPVHRSEDVRQKHAGFTLSEATSRKYLIPRHDEAFVFVSGGIDFARPKDKGHFYLSFDGSMPHLAELEVCLTSSEKYCTVEFRYSPDTTENRNLLSTLNLNWSSPSTGGQVLPFSNASMPPLEETPKGCSISNSSMKLKVTLLSSEWGSTKGGLSTINRELAIQLAKHDNVEVSMYLPAFKDKDKSAADKCKVHLLKAEEKPGYDDPIDWLASIPKEHQMDVVIGHGIRLGKQIPHIKVSHPECKSVQVVHTDPEELGMFKTYVGPIAKGEKKYEAEVKLCQKADQVVAVGPKLADTYSHFCGSGKVFVLTPGIFAEFTDINQNTPERNVFRVLVFGRGDNEDFRIKGYDIAAKAVAELKDEDPPFKLVFVGTPSGKEEEVKQMLLSEGILPRQLIVRSAKKREQLTQQFYRADLVIMPSRTDGFGLTALEALSAGLPVLVSRNSGLGEALQEIPFGKNVVLNSEDPTEWAKEIKTVRNKRRELRLKEARELRENYAETYSWEKQCRRLVERMHEIVKS
- the LOC141885736 gene encoding uncharacterized protein LOC141885736 isoform X7, encoding MEIGDRGGEGGAYGNLGIPYRSLGDYQKSIEYHEKHLKIAIEIGDRGGEGRAYGNLGGAYWSLGDYRKSIEYHEKHLKIAIEIGDRGGEGSAYGNLGCAYRSLGDYRKSIEYHEKHLKIAIEIGDRGGEGSAYGNLDCAYRSLGDYRKSIEYHEKHLKIAIEIGDRSGQRKAYGNLGNSYDALGDYQKSIEYHEKSLKIAIEIGDQAGEESAYGNLGIAYRSLESRGKRLLYPEVTTAPKRQSQNTGIPETSDVKEGKRDEKATDKEGKQYDGNKGKDDGGGAEAHKMEIQGEGHFEQDTYDDDKSRQIGEVMKKDFSHAMQELQKEEGQDKVAIFEGIVTSEGIHIDLCVEGIHLTFPPDTVAEPTRIMVYRWNYEARLRLPHLMEPEAIVSNVIEISAATEVGALEFNGEVKLVLPHCAADLEGYERVMKRLVDTETNVWEEIPSCEDIRKVSDIEDDYPCPKNVPYLFPVVRAGITKCSTYAVVSRLKLSPTYTITVSGGTFPHPDYPQVSIIVPQEAVATETRLSLQLQVQEVPQQKFQGCNLFAGPILRVRCTSRAIFLKPVTIKLPVSLGNKLGNIPQPSECRVRVFFLNSERETKEWIEISDELETPANYDGKLVMFKVQRFSGYTCLLDGTNDGSDVDALGISAHMSSNISQQPLMATFFAYFDPRKRLRSRDILFLICCPVHRSEDVRQKHAGFTLSEATSRKYLIPRHDEAFVFVSGGIDFARPKDKGHFYLSFDGSMPHLAELEVCLTSSEKYCTVEFRYSPDTTENRNLLSTLNLNWSSPSTGGQVLPFSNASMPPLEETPKGCSISNSSMKLKVTLLSSEWGSTKGGLSTINRELAIQLAKHDNVEVSMYLPAFKDKDKSAADKCKVHLLKAEEKPGYDDPIDWLASIPKEHQMDVVIGHGIRLGKQIPHIKVSHPECKSVQVVHTDPEELGMFKTYVGPIAKGEKKYEAEVKLCQKADQVVAVGPKLADTYSHFCGSGKVFVLTPGIFAEFTDINQNTPERNVFRVLVFGRGDNEDFRIKGYDIAAKAVAELKDEDPPFKLVFVGTPSGKEEEVKQMLLSEGILPRQLIVRSAKKREQLTQQFYRADLVIMPSRTDGFGLTALEALSAGLPVLVSRNSGLGEALQEIPFGKNVVLNSEDPTEWAKEIKTVRNKRRELRLKEARELRENYAETYSWEKQCRRLVERMHEIVKS